The proteins below come from a single Papaver somniferum cultivar HN1 chromosome 11, ASM357369v1, whole genome shotgun sequence genomic window:
- the LOC113322593 gene encoding UPF0481 protein At3g47200-like isoform X1: MNWSVDVTVLDTELQKAQWSKPCIYKLPESMTTSVGTSQNNDSMKKSAAYLPHTVSFGPYHHGKNDHLKKMDPHKHRVLGHFLRRYNATLQTLTDSIIATSGMRQQVDRVEALSVLQRLMDSYESLDEKWLHDHDGFLKLMIFDGCFMLEILQWLLVSDGDKAVPAVSAFTGSVDECYYADNDPIFSRHGKLYFLSYIRRDMLMLENQLPMLLLKTLLGAVLPTKPKEDIEEHLNMIILNFCKGNSSHNMQKMGTCLHVLDLYRKSLLTHQNQPVGASSTVKNQNSGNHSKAKRPMMACTTRSGEDIVRSAMNLHESGIKFKKSTETCNLTDIWFKGHTLRLPVVVIDDTTESTLLNMMAFERFHVGAGNEITSYACFMDNIIDSSDDVKLLRSSGVLQNAIGSDKAVAKLFNELTKDVTPDPESWLEKVVQKQLDEYCRNKWHEWRANLSHTYFKNPWALLSLLAAVLLLALTISQTFYSIYGYYKPKGN, translated from the exons ATGAATTGGTCTGTTGATGTTACTGTTTTGGATACAGAGTTGCAGAAGGCGCAATGGAGCAAGCCTTGCATCTACAAGCTACCGGAATCTATGACTACAAGTGTTGGTACTTCTCAAAATAACGATAGCATGAAGAAATCCGCTGCTTACCTTCCTCACACTGTCTCATTCGGGCCTTACCATCACGGCAAGAATGACCATTTGAAGAAGATGGATCCGCATAAGCACCGTGTCCTAGGTCATTTCCTGCGAAGATACAATGCGACACTCCAAACACTTACCGACTCGATCATCGCCACCAGCGGCATGCGGCAACAGGTGGATCGTGTTGAAGCATTATCTGTACTACAACGGCTAATGGATTCATACGAGTCCCTAGACGAAAAGTGGCTCCATGACCATGATGGCTTCTTGAAGCTGATGATATTTGATGGGTGTTTCATGCTTGAGATTTTGCAGTGGTTGTTGGTGTCCGACGGTGATAAAGCGGTACCAGCAGTCTCGGCTTTTACCGGCTCAGTTGATGAATGCTACTATGCTGACAATGACCCAATTTTCAGCCGTCACGGGAAGCTGTACTTCCTGTCTTACATAAGGAGAGACATGCTGATGCTTGAAAACCAACTCCCCATGCTGCTTCTTAAGACCCTGCTTGGCGCTGTTCTACCCACCAAACCCAAG GAGGATATCGAAGAGCATTTAAACATGATCATATTGAACTTCTGTAAAGGCAATTCAAGTCATAATATGCAAAAAATGGGTACCTGTTTGCACGTACTGGACCTCTATAGGAAGAGTCTTTTGACGCATCAAAACCAACCAGTAGGTGCCTCCTCTACCGTCAAAAATCAAAATTCCGGTAATCATAGCAAGGCGAAACGTCCCATGATGGCATGTACTACTAGAAGTGGCGAGGACATCGTAAGGTCAGCAATGAATCTTCATGAGTCCGGAATCAAGTTCAAGAAAAGTACTGAAACTTGCAACCTGACTGACATATGGTTCAAAGGTCACACGCTGAGACTCCCAGTAGTGGTCATCGATGACACCACAGAATCAACGTTACTTAACATGATGGCATTCGAGCGATTCCACGTAGGAGCAGGGAACGAGATCACGTCGTACGCATGTTTCATGGACAATATCATTGATTCCTCTGACGATGTTAAGCTCCTGAGGTCTAGTGGGGTGTTGCAAAATGCGATTGGAAGCGACAAGGCAGTGGCGAAGCTGTTTAACGAATTGACGAAGGACGTGACGCCAGACCCTGAGAGCTGGCTAGAGAAAGTAGTGCAGAAACAGCTGGATGAATACTGTAGGAATAAGTGGCATGAGTGGCGTGCTAACCTCAGCCACACCTACTTCAAGAACCCATGGGCTCTTCTCTCCCTGTTGGCTGCAGTCTTACTTTTGGCTCTCACCATATCTCAGACCTTCTATTCTATTTATGGTTATTACAAGCCCAAGGGGAACTAA
- the LOC113322593 gene encoding UPF0481 protein At3g47200-like isoform X2 has product MTTSVGTSQNNDSMKKSAAYLPHTVSFGPYHHGKNDHLKKMDPHKHRVLGHFLRRYNATLQTLTDSIIATSGMRQQVDRVEALSVLQRLMDSYESLDEKWLHDHDGFLKLMIFDGCFMLEILQWLLVSDGDKAVPAVSAFTGSVDECYYADNDPIFSRHGKLYFLSYIRRDMLMLENQLPMLLLKTLLGAVLPTKPKEDIEEHLNMIILNFCKGNSSHNMQKMGTCLHVLDLYRKSLLTHQNQPVGASSTVKNQNSGNHSKAKRPMMACTTRSGEDIVRSAMNLHESGIKFKKSTETCNLTDIWFKGHTLRLPVVVIDDTTESTLLNMMAFERFHVGAGNEITSYACFMDNIIDSSDDVKLLRSSGVLQNAIGSDKAVAKLFNELTKDVTPDPESWLEKVVQKQLDEYCRNKWHEWRANLSHTYFKNPWALLSLLAAVLLLALTISQTFYSIYGYYKPKGN; this is encoded by the exons ATGACTACAAGTGTTGGTACTTCTCAAAATAACGATAGCATGAAGAAATCCGCTGCTTACCTTCCTCACACTGTCTCATTCGGGCCTTACCATCACGGCAAGAATGACCATTTGAAGAAGATGGATCCGCATAAGCACCGTGTCCTAGGTCATTTCCTGCGAAGATACAATGCGACACTCCAAACACTTACCGACTCGATCATCGCCACCAGCGGCATGCGGCAACAGGTGGATCGTGTTGAAGCATTATCTGTACTACAACGGCTAATGGATTCATACGAGTCCCTAGACGAAAAGTGGCTCCATGACCATGATGGCTTCTTGAAGCTGATGATATTTGATGGGTGTTTCATGCTTGAGATTTTGCAGTGGTTGTTGGTGTCCGACGGTGATAAAGCGGTACCAGCAGTCTCGGCTTTTACCGGCTCAGTTGATGAATGCTACTATGCTGACAATGACCCAATTTTCAGCCGTCACGGGAAGCTGTACTTCCTGTCTTACATAAGGAGAGACATGCTGATGCTTGAAAACCAACTCCCCATGCTGCTTCTTAAGACCCTGCTTGGCGCTGTTCTACCCACCAAACCCAAG GAGGATATCGAAGAGCATTTAAACATGATCATATTGAACTTCTGTAAAGGCAATTCAAGTCATAATATGCAAAAAATGGGTACCTGTTTGCACGTACTGGACCTCTATAGGAAGAGTCTTTTGACGCATCAAAACCAACCAGTAGGTGCCTCCTCTACCGTCAAAAATCAAAATTCCGGTAATCATAGCAAGGCGAAACGTCCCATGATGGCATGTACTACTAGAAGTGGCGAGGACATCGTAAGGTCAGCAATGAATCTTCATGAGTCCGGAATCAAGTTCAAGAAAAGTACTGAAACTTGCAACCTGACTGACATATGGTTCAAAGGTCACACGCTGAGACTCCCAGTAGTGGTCATCGATGACACCACAGAATCAACGTTACTTAACATGATGGCATTCGAGCGATTCCACGTAGGAGCAGGGAACGAGATCACGTCGTACGCATGTTTCATGGACAATATCATTGATTCCTCTGACGATGTTAAGCTCCTGAGGTCTAGTGGGGTGTTGCAAAATGCGATTGGAAGCGACAAGGCAGTGGCGAAGCTGTTTAACGAATTGACGAAGGACGTGACGCCAGACCCTGAGAGCTGGCTAGAGAAAGTAGTGCAGAAACAGCTGGATGAATACTGTAGGAATAAGTGGCATGAGTGGCGTGCTAACCTCAGCCACACCTACTTCAAGAACCCATGGGCTCTTCTCTCCCTGTTGGCTGCAGTCTTACTTTTGGCTCTCACCATATCTCAGACCTTCTATTCTATTTATGGTTATTACAAGCCCAAGGGGAACTAA